In Deinococcus depolymerans, the following are encoded in one genomic region:
- a CDS encoding MFS transporter, which translates to MSDAALPRPALNLGQLAPLYSAQALATGATTVSTVLASLIMSGLHFETLVGLPSTLISTSAALSAGAFGALMLRRGRRAGLSAAFALGALGAGVGFVGARFALLPVFLLGACMMGAAQGGYQQARYAAAESVPDDRRGAALGALMLMSVLGSFLMTGASRPIEALGAALGSTPEVAGWLVGGALLGAAALLIQVWRPVTAAQAATTPSAKLKVREAFAIPGVRSTALALAAAQGLMVTLMSLTPLRAHHMGLDHGAVAALISGHILGMFGFGWLTGPLIDRLGLRFGYVGGALLLAAAALSAPQSGAAWLAVSMFGLGLGWNLAFVAGSKALTRFPAAQGVTDGLGYVAAGVGTALGGVIIARAGFPVLAGTCAVLALLPLISAWRVRPT; encoded by the coding sequence ATGAGTGACGCCGCGCTGCCCCGCCCCGCCCTGAACCTGGGGCAGCTGGCCCCGCTGTACTCCGCCCAGGCACTGGCGACCGGCGCGACCACCGTCAGCACCGTGCTGGCCAGCCTGATCATGAGCGGCCTGCACTTCGAGACGCTGGTGGGCCTGCCCAGCACGCTGATCAGCACGTCGGCGGCGCTGTCGGCCGGGGCGTTCGGGGCGCTGATGCTCCGCCGGGGCCGCCGCGCCGGCCTGAGCGCCGCCTTCGCACTCGGGGCGCTGGGGGCCGGCGTGGGTTTCGTGGGCGCCCGCTTCGCGCTGCTGCCGGTGTTCCTGCTGGGCGCCTGCATGATGGGCGCGGCGCAGGGCGGGTACCAGCAGGCCCGCTACGCCGCCGCCGAGAGCGTCCCGGACGACCGGCGCGGCGCGGCGCTGGGCGCGCTGATGCTCATGAGCGTACTCGGGTCGTTCCTGATGACCGGCGCGTCCCGGCCCATCGAGGCGCTGGGCGCGGCGCTGGGCAGCACCCCGGAAGTCGCCGGGTGGCTGGTCGGCGGGGCGCTGCTGGGCGCGGCGGCCCTCTTGATCCAGGTCTGGCGGCCCGTCACGGCGGCCCAGGCGGCCACCACTCCCAGCGCGAAACTGAAGGTCCGGGAGGCCTTCGCCATTCCCGGCGTGCGCAGCACCGCGCTGGCCCTGGCCGCCGCGCAGGGCCTGATGGTCACCCTGATGAGTCTCACGCCGCTGCGGGCGCACCACATGGGCCTGGATCACGGCGCGGTCGCCGCGCTGATCAGCGGGCACATCCTGGGCATGTTCGGCTTCGGGTGGCTGACCGGCCCCCTGATCGACCGGCTGGGCCTGCGCTTCGGGTACGTGGGCGGCGCGCTCCTGCTGGCCGCCGCCGCCCTGAGCGCCCCCCAGAGCGGCGCGGCGTGGCTGGCCGTCAGCATGTTCGGGCTGGGCCTCGGCTGGAACCTGGCGTTCGTGGCGGGCAGCAAGGCCCTGACGCGCTTCCCGGCCGCGCAGGGCGTCACGGACGGCCTGGGGTACGTCGCGGCGGGCGTGGGGACCGCGCTGGGCGGCGTGATCATCGCCCGCGCCGGGTTCCCCGTGCTGGCCGGAACCTGCGCCGTCCTGGCGCTGCTCCCATTGATCAGCGCGTGGCGGGTCCGGCCCACCTGA
- a CDS encoding cobalamin B12-binding domain-containing protein: MTQDRRIRVLIAKPGMDGHDRGAKVVARALRDAGMEVIYTGLRQTAEMIVNAAVQEDVDAIGLSVLSGAHMHYFREVMTLLREQGAADIIVFGGGIIPDQDLPTLAELGVGRVFTPGASTEDAATYLRGAVQARWQAQGEA, encoded by the coding sequence ATGACACAGGACCGCCGAATTCGAGTACTGATCGCCAAACCCGGCATGGACGGCCATGACCGCGGCGCGAAGGTCGTGGCGCGCGCGCTGCGTGACGCGGGCATGGAGGTCATCTACACCGGCCTGCGCCAGACCGCCGAGATGATCGTGAACGCCGCCGTGCAGGAGGACGTGGACGCCATCGGCCTGAGCGTCCTGTCCGGCGCGCACATGCATTACTTCCGGGAGGTCATGACCCTGCTGCGCGAGCAGGGCGCCGCGGACATCATCGTGTTCGGGGGCGGCATCATCCCGGACCAGGACCTGCCCACCCTGGCGGAACTGGGCGTGGGGCGCGTGTTCACGCCGGGCGCCAGCACCGAGGACGCCGCCACGTACCTGCGCGGCGCGGTGCAGGCCCGCTGGCAGGCGCAGGGCGAGGCGTGA
- a CDS encoding META domain-containing protein gives MSALLSLTLAVLTALPAPAPAPTLTGTTWVLQTLQPATPGPPAAAPITPGARLTRPTLTLTGRDTELTLGGSTGCSPLSGAARLGSAGALQTSALLLRGVQGGSSQNCPDAALSLREDYLTLLRATTRYDLRGDTLTLIAGKGRLTFTASPASSAVNDGGAVSPPTLNGPWTLTRLTVRAGNVERPVPTSGLLSVTFDGPQVTLVGSVGCNALRGTGALLGRPARVTFGPVSSTRMACAPTQAQAETALNGLLRAPLTVTQTGRTLTLSGAAGTLTLTRGPQPAPAPTVTDQPDPAATYVLTRVNGAPAPATARPVSLTFQGGRVGGVDGCNNVGAPYVLRGRVLGLTGPAFTTRLACPEPGVNLTGLLGGGPTLTLQGPGGSGQTLILTVPATPDAPAERWEFQAR, from the coding sequence ATGAGCGCCCTGCTGTCCCTGACCCTGGCCGTGCTGACCGCCCTGCCCGCCCCCGCCCCGGCCCCAACCCTGACCGGCACGACCTGGGTCCTGCAGACCCTGCAGCCGGCCACGCCGGGGCCCCCGGCGGCCGCGCCCATCACGCCCGGCGCCCGCCTGACCCGGCCCACCCTGACCCTGACCGGCCGCGACACAGAGCTGACGCTGGGCGGCAGCACCGGCTGCAGTCCCCTGAGCGGCGCGGCGCGGCTGGGCAGCGCCGGAGCGCTGCAGACCAGCGCGCTGCTGCTGCGCGGCGTGCAGGGCGGCAGCAGCCAGAACTGCCCGGACGCGGCCCTGAGCCTGCGCGAGGACTACCTGACGCTGCTGCGCGCCACCACCCGCTACGACCTGCGCGGCGACACCCTGACCCTGATCGCCGGGAAGGGCCGCCTGACCTTCACCGCCAGCCCGGCCAGCAGCGCGGTGAATGATGGAGGCGCGGTGAGCCCCCCGACCCTGAACGGCCCCTGGACCCTCACGCGCCTGACCGTCCGCGCCGGGAACGTGGAGCGCCCCGTTCCCACCAGCGGCCTGCTGAGCGTCACCTTCGACGGGCCGCAGGTCACGCTCGTCGGCTCGGTCGGCTGCAACGCGCTGCGCGGCACCGGCGCGCTGCTCGGCCGCCCGGCCCGCGTGACCTTCGGGCCGGTCAGTTCGACCCGCATGGCCTGCGCGCCCACCCAGGCCCAGGCGGAAACCGCCCTGAACGGCCTGCTGCGGGCGCCCCTGACCGTCACGCAGACCGGCCGCACCCTGACCCTGAGCGGCGCGGCCGGCACGCTCACCCTGACGCGCGGCCCGCAGCCGGCGCCCGCCCCGACCGTCACGGACCAGCCCGACCCGGCCGCCACGTACGTCCTGACCCGCGTGAACGGTGCGCCCGCCCCCGCCACCGCCCGGCCCGTCAGCCTGACCTTCCAGGGCGGCCGGGTGGGGGGCGTGGACGGCTGCAACAATGTCGGCGCGCCCTACGTCCTGCGCGGGCGGGTGCTGGGCCTGACCGGCCCGGCCTTCACGACCCGCCTGGCCTGCCCGGAACCCGGCGTGAACCTGACCGGCCTGCTTGGCGGCGGTCCCACCCTGACCCTGCAGGGGCCCGGCGGCAGCGGCCAGACCCTGATCCTGACGGTTCCCGCCACCCCCGACGCGCCCGCCGAACGCTGGGAATTCCAGGCCCGCTGA
- the gltX gene encoding glutamate--tRNA ligase gives MSVVTRIAPSPTGDPHVGTAYIGLFNHTLARQSGGKFILRVEDTDRNRYVPDSEKRIFQMMQWLGLTPDESPLQGGPNGPYRQSERFDLYGDYARGLVAGGHAYYAFETADELTALREAAQAEGRVIAVPSRDLDPAAAQARVEAGEAAVIRLKVPREGETVVNDLLRDPIHFQNREIDDKVLLKADGFPTYHLANVVDDRLMGVTHVVRAEEWITSTPIHVLLYRAFSWPEPVFAHMPLLRNSDRSKISKRKNPTSVEWYQGQGFLPEAMLNFLATMGWTHPDGLEVFDLAEFERVFRLSDVTLGGPVFDQAKLRWYNGKYLREVLSADEVARRLHAFLADQKVTLPLDDYFRSVVRLMTPRIEVFSEFLEKTPYFWSEEYPVNEKAQAAIDGARELLPELAAALKNVPTFDAAGVKAAFAAFAEARGLKLGKVMPPVRAAVAGTMESPDLPDLLETLGRERVVARLERALQ, from the coding sequence ATGTCTGTCGTGACCCGCATTGCTCCGAGCCCCACGGGTGACCCCCACGTGGGCACCGCGTACATCGGCCTGTTCAACCACACCCTGGCCCGCCAGTCGGGCGGGAAGTTCATCCTGCGCGTCGAGGACACCGACCGCAACCGCTACGTGCCGGACAGCGAGAAACGCATCTTCCAGATGATGCAGTGGCTGGGCCTGACGCCGGACGAGTCGCCGCTTCAGGGCGGCCCGAACGGCCCGTACCGTCAGTCCGAACGCTTCGACCTGTACGGCGATTACGCCCGTGGGCTGGTGGCGGGCGGTCACGCCTACTACGCCTTCGAGACGGCCGATGAACTGACGGCGCTGCGCGAGGCGGCGCAGGCGGAGGGCCGCGTGATCGCCGTGCCCAGCCGTGACCTGGACCCGGCGGCGGCGCAGGCGCGGGTGGAGGCGGGCGAGGCGGCCGTGATCCGCCTGAAGGTCCCGCGTGAGGGTGAGACGGTCGTGAATGACCTGCTGCGCGACCCGATTCACTTCCAGAACCGCGAGATCGACGACAAGGTGCTCCTCAAGGCCGACGGGTTCCCCACGTACCACCTCGCGAACGTGGTGGATGACCGCCTGATGGGCGTCACGCACGTCGTCCGCGCCGAGGAGTGGATCACCAGCACGCCCATTCACGTGCTGCTGTACCGCGCCTTTTCCTGGCCTGAGCCGGTGTTCGCGCACATGCCGCTGCTGCGCAACTCGGACAGATCCAAGATCAGCAAGCGCAAGAACCCCACGAGCGTCGAGTGGTACCAGGGGCAGGGCTTCCTGCCCGAGGCGATGCTGAACTTCCTGGCGACGATGGGCTGGACGCACCCGGACGGCCTGGAGGTCTTCGATCTGGCCGAGTTCGAGCGGGTGTTCCGCCTCTCTGACGTGACGCTGGGCGGCCCGGTGTTCGATCAGGCGAAGCTGCGCTGGTACAACGGCAAGTACCTGCGCGAGGTGCTGTCCGCTGATGAGGTCGCCCGCCGCCTGCACGCCTTCCTGGCCGATCAGAAGGTGACGCTCCCCCTGGACGACTACTTCCGCTCGGTGGTGCGTCTGATGACCCCACGCATCGAGGTGTTCAGCGAGTTCCTGGAGAAGACCCCCTACTTCTGGTCCGAGGAGTACCCGGTGAACGAGAAGGCGCAGGCCGCGATCGACGGCGCGCGGGAGCTGCTGCCCGAGCTGGCCGCCGCCCTGAAGAACGTCCCGACCTTCGACGCGGCGGGCGTGAAGGCGGCCTTCGCCGCGTTCGCCGAGGCCAGGGGGCTGAAGCTCGGGAAGGTCATGCCCCCGGTGCGCGCGGCGGTGGCCGGAACGATGGAAAGCCCGGACCTGCCGGACCTGCTCGAGACGCTGGGCCGCGAGCGCGTGGTCGCCCGCCTCGAACGGGCCCTGCAGTGA
- a CDS encoding flavin reductase family protein, translating to MSPHPDPSPTDHPAPATRLTQTTTRLFGYYPGTVALVTAAHAGTRNVMAAGWHTALSETPPLYGVSLGRERATYPLIRASGTFGVNFLPLSRVDAIHGSGLHSAHDGTDKHALLDLPTLSDQPLALSGAYLHYTCRVTQVIPVGDHDLIVGHVQEVHFDPDAFDPRGLLAAPPALYLGRSVYATLSADRLDARPDGL from the coding sequence ATGTCCCCGCACCCCGACCCGTCCCCGACCGACCACCCGGCCCCCGCCACGCGGCTGACGCAGACCACCACCCGCCTCTTCGGGTACTACCCCGGCACGGTCGCGCTGGTCACGGCCGCGCACGCCGGCACGCGCAACGTCATGGCGGCCGGCTGGCACACCGCCCTGAGCGAGACGCCCCCCCTGTACGGCGTGTCGCTGGGCCGGGAACGCGCCACGTACCCGCTGATCCGCGCGTCCGGCACGTTCGGCGTGAACTTCCTGCCGCTGTCCCGCGTGGACGCCATCCACGGCAGCGGCCTGCACAGCGCCCACGACGGCACCGACAAGCACGCCCTGCTGGACCTGCCCACCCTGAGCGATCAGCCGCTGGCCCTGAGCGGCGCGTACCTGCACTACACCTGCCGGGTCACGCAGGTCATCCCGGTCGGGGATCACGACCTGATCGTCGGACACGTGCAGGAGGTCCACTTCGACCCGGACGCCTTCGACCCGCGCGGCCTGCTCGCCGCCCCGCCCGCCCTGTACCTGGGCCGCAGCGTGTACGCCACCCTGAGCGCAGACCGGCTCGACGCCCGCCCAGACGGGCTGTAA
- the mutL gene encoding DNA mismatch repair endonuclease MutL, with protein MPDIHVLPPHVARLIAAGEVVSRPLDVVRELVENALDAGATRLEVDLEGGGLGLVRVRDNGSGIPAASAGLAARRHATSKLAPDAASVDAVTTLGFRGEALWAAAQAGEVQLVTRPAAQVGACEVRACGDEVEVSRTSAPAGTTVSVRNLFARLPARLRTQAPAAAEVREVTALLGRYVLHHPGLYWRLCVDGDVRLTHAPGDHRGAVASVYGPLSANRVLTVVADGVRGVVSRPELTRARRDRMHFSVNGRPVLAPPELERAVIDGFAELLPAGAAPLCVLDLTVAPEDHNPNVHPAKQVVALADLPGVAARVQAAVAAALASHPLARAVPALIPPAETASAGAANDSFPALTLLGVYQELYLLAQGEGDLWIVDAHAAHERALFEQFGRQMTAEPPTELPEPELLHLTPEQLARLHERAPELQGWGLTIEDFGAGLARLRTVPATLAALDVPRLHEQIVEAALGDGPDPRRDVLARLACAPALKAGMLDHARGEGVLRALAACEHPWACPHGRPTVLRLSERDLAHSFGRRGVRDVPRGRDAASGPAR; from the coding sequence CTGCCTGATATTCACGTTCTGCCTCCTCATGTGGCGCGGCTGATCGCGGCGGGTGAGGTGGTGTCGCGGCCGCTGGACGTGGTGCGGGAACTGGTGGAGAACGCGCTGGACGCCGGCGCGACCCGCCTGGAGGTGGACCTGGAGGGCGGCGGGCTGGGGCTGGTGCGGGTGCGGGACAACGGGTCGGGTATTCCGGCGGCCTCGGCGGGGCTGGCGGCGCGGCGGCACGCGACGAGCAAGCTCGCGCCGGACGCGGCGTCGGTGGACGCGGTGACGACGCTGGGGTTCCGGGGTGAGGCGCTGTGGGCGGCGGCTCAGGCGGGCGAGGTGCAGCTGGTGACGCGCCCGGCGGCGCAGGTGGGGGCGTGCGAGGTGCGGGCCTGCGGGGACGAGGTGGAGGTGTCGCGCACCTCGGCTCCGGCGGGAACGACCGTGTCGGTGCGGAACCTGTTCGCGCGGCTCCCGGCGCGGCTGAGGACGCAGGCCCCGGCGGCCGCCGAGGTGCGCGAGGTGACGGCGCTGCTCGGGCGCTACGTGCTGCACCATCCGGGCCTGTACTGGCGGCTGTGCGTGGACGGGGACGTGCGCCTGACGCACGCGCCGGGCGATCACCGGGGCGCGGTGGCCAGCGTGTACGGGCCGCTCAGCGCGAACCGGGTGCTGACCGTCGTGGCCGACGGCGTGCGGGGTGTGGTGTCCCGCCCGGAGTTAACGCGCGCGCGGCGGGACCGGATGCATTTCAGCGTGAACGGGCGGCCCGTGCTGGCCCCGCCGGAACTGGAGCGGGCCGTGATCGACGGCTTCGCGGAGCTGCTTCCGGCGGGCGCGGCGCCGCTGTGCGTGCTGGACCTGACGGTCGCGCCGGAGGATCACAATCCGAACGTGCATCCGGCCAAGCAGGTGGTGGCGCTGGCGGACCTGCCGGGCGTGGCGGCGCGCGTGCAGGCGGCGGTGGCGGCAGCGCTGGCCTCGCATCCCCTGGCGCGGGCGGTCCCGGCGCTGATCCCGCCAGCGGAAACGGCGAGCGCCGGCGCCGCGAACGACTCCTTCCCCGCGCTGACGCTGCTGGGCGTGTACCAGGAGCTGTACCTGCTGGCGCAGGGCGAGGGTGACCTGTGGATCGTGGACGCGCACGCCGCGCACGAACGTGCGCTGTTCGAGCAGTTTGGCCGCCAGATGACCGCCGAGCCGCCCACCGAGCTGCCCGAACCGGAACTGCTGCACCTGACGCCCGAGCAGCTGGCCCGCCTGCACGAACGCGCCCCGGAGTTACAGGGGTGGGGCCTGACCATCGAGGATTTCGGGGCGGGGCTGGCGCGGCTGCGGACCGTGCCCGCCACGCTGGCGGCGCTGGACGTGCCGCGCCTGCACGAGCAGATCGTGGAGGCCGCGCTCGGTGACGGTCCGGACCCCCGGCGGGACGTGCTCGCACGCCTGGCCTGCGCGCCCGCCCTGAAGGCCGGGATGCTGGACCACGCGCGGGGCGAGGGGGTGCTGCGGGCGCTGGCGGCCTGCGAGCATCCCTGGGCCTGCCCGCACGGCCGCCCGACCGTGCTGCGCCTGAGCGAACGTGATCTGGCGCACTCGTTCGGGCGGCGCGGCGTGCGGGACGTGCCGCGCGGGCGGGACGCGGCGTCCGGCCCGGCCCGCTGA
- the mutS gene encoding DNA mismatch repair protein MutS codes for MRAQNVLKGTGSGALPPMLEQYVRMRDEVAAQLPHALLLFQVGDFYETFGEDAERTARLLGLALTHKSSRDFSTPMAGIPLRALDGHVERLLSAGVCVAVADQVEEPGSGLVERKVTQLLTPGTVTEERHLGADENYLAAVATGDGYALALLDVSTGEFRCAAFHTRLALYDELSRWRAREVLLAPELSGNAALLADFQARFPVMLSPATFDEETAQAELRTVLGEVSPELASAALRRACGAVLGYARVTQQGRLDMVRRVVRFEPGAHMRLPDAAVRALELFTAQSPQGRTLTDTLGHTRTAGGRRRLRAWLRAPLLDELSIRARLDSVEALTRAPDLRGAVRSLLYRAHDLERLAARVATRRATPREVASLARTLDLLPEAAALLEGQGGLLGSVRTRLTGLPDVVTRIRAALVDEPPIRAGDGGLIRDGFHAELDALRGEAIGHRAWLAELEVSERARTGIPSLKVGFNGVFGYYLEVTGAHLGKVPADYRQIATLKDRARFTRPDLREREREIARLDAASERLELEVFTDLRDSLAAHAEALSDAAGALSELDVLAALAEMAALGGWVRPSTTAGHTQLTQARHPVVEGSLGGRFVPNDVRLGEGQRTLLLTGPNMAGKSTYLRTVALCALLHQIGSFVPADRAELPVYDAIHTRIGASDDLAGGRSTFMVEMSELAAILHGATARSLVILDEIGRGTSTLDGLAIAQAALEHLHAAGAHTLFATHYFELTRLESDLPGLINLHVAAEEDAAGSGGLTFYHQVVPGAARQSYGVEVARLAGLPGAVTTRAARLLGALSVQGDDTRLRRELATLDLGRLTPMQALETLHRWQRELNGQAVAIES; via the coding sequence ATGCGGGCTCAGAACGTCCTGAAGGGAACCGGGTCGGGAGCACTCCCGCCCATGCTGGAGCAGTACGTGCGGATGCGCGACGAGGTGGCCGCGCAGCTGCCGCACGCGCTGCTGCTGTTTCAGGTCGGTGATTTCTACGAGACCTTCGGCGAGGACGCCGAGCGCACCGCCCGGCTGCTGGGCCTGGCCCTGACGCACAAGAGCAGCCGGGACTTCAGCACGCCCATGGCGGGCATCCCGCTGCGCGCCCTGGACGGACACGTGGAGCGGCTGCTCTCGGCCGGCGTGTGCGTGGCCGTCGCCGATCAGGTCGAGGAGCCGGGCAGCGGGCTGGTGGAGCGCAAGGTCACGCAGCTGCTCACGCCGGGCACCGTGACCGAGGAGCGGCACCTGGGTGCGGACGAGAATTACCTCGCGGCGGTCGCCACCGGGGACGGGTACGCGCTGGCGCTGCTGGACGTCAGTACGGGCGAGTTCCGCTGCGCGGCGTTCCACACCCGCCTCGCCCTGTACGACGAGCTGTCGCGCTGGCGGGCGCGGGAGGTGCTGCTCGCGCCGGAACTGTCGGGGAACGCGGCGCTGCTCGCGGACTTCCAGGCGCGCTTTCCCGTGATGCTCTCGCCCGCCACCTTCGACGAGGAGACCGCGCAGGCGGAACTGCGGACCGTGCTGGGCGAGGTGTCGCCGGAACTGGCGTCGGCGGCGCTGCGCCGGGCCTGCGGGGCGGTGCTGGGGTACGCGCGCGTGACGCAGCAGGGGCGGCTGGACATGGTGCGGCGCGTGGTGCGCTTCGAGCCGGGCGCGCACATGAGACTGCCGGACGCGGCCGTGCGGGCGCTGGAACTGTTCACCGCGCAGTCCCCGCAGGGCCGCACCCTGACCGACACGCTGGGCCACACCCGCACGGCCGGGGGGCGGCGGCGACTGCGGGCGTGGCTGCGCGCCCCGCTGCTGGACGAACTGAGCATCCGCGCCCGGCTGGACAGCGTGGAGGCCCTGACCCGTGCGCCGGACCTGCGCGGCGCGGTCCGGTCCCTGCTGTACCGCGCGCACGACCTGGAACGGCTGGCGGCGCGCGTGGCGACCCGCCGGGCCACGCCGCGCGAGGTGGCGTCCCTGGCCCGCACGCTGGACCTGCTGCCCGAGGCGGCGGCCCTGCTGGAGGGCCAGGGCGGCCTGCTGGGCAGCGTCCGCACGCGACTGACGGGCCTGCCGGACGTCGTGACCCGCATCCGCGCGGCCCTGGTGGACGAGCCGCCCATCCGCGCGGGCGACGGCGGCCTGATCCGCGACGGCTTCCACGCCGAACTGGACGCCCTGCGCGGCGAGGCCATCGGGCACCGCGCGTGGCTGGCGGAACTGGAGGTCAGCGAACGCGCCCGCACCGGCATTCCCAGCCTCAAGGTCGGATTCAACGGCGTGTTCGGCTACTACCTGGAGGTCACGGGCGCGCACCTGGGCAAGGTCCCGGCCGACTACCGCCAGATCGCCACGCTGAAGGACCGCGCGCGCTTCACCCGCCCGGACCTGCGGGAACGTGAACGCGAGATCGCCCGGCTGGACGCCGCGAGCGAACGCCTGGAACTGGAGGTGTTCACGGACCTGCGCGACTCGCTGGCCGCGCACGCCGAGGCGCTGTCCGACGCGGCCGGCGCCCTGAGTGAACTGGACGTCCTGGCCGCCCTGGCGGAGATGGCCGCGCTGGGCGGCTGGGTCCGGCCCAGCACCACCGCCGGCCACACGCAGCTGACGCAGGCCCGGCACCCGGTCGTGGAAGGCAGCCTGGGCGGCCGCTTCGTGCCGAACGACGTGCGCCTCGGCGAGGGCCAGCGCACCCTGCTGCTGACCGGCCCGAACATGGCCGGGAAAAGCACGTACCTGCGCACCGTCGCCCTGTGCGCCCTGCTGCACCAGATCGGGTCGTTCGTGCCGGCCGACCGGGCCGAACTGCCGGTCTACGACGCCATCCACACCCGCATCGGCGCCAGCGACGACCTCGCCGGGGGCCGCTCGACATTCATGGTCGAGATGAGCGAACTGGCCGCCATCCTGCACGGCGCCACCGCCCGCAGCCTCGTCATTCTCGACGAGATCGGGCGCGGCACGAGTACCCTCGACGGCCTCGCCATCGCGCAGGCCGCGCTGGAACACCTGCACGCCGCAGGGGCGCACACGCTGTTCGCCACGCACTACTTCGAACTGACCCGCCTGGAAAGCGACCTGCCGGGCCTGATCAACCTGCACGTGGCCGCCGAGGAGGATGCCGCCGGCAGCGGCGGCCTGACCTTCTACCATCAGGTCGTGCCCGGCGCGGCCCGCCAGAGCTACGGCGTGGAAGTCGCGCGGCTGGCCGGACTGCCGGGGGCGGTCACCACCCGCGCCGCCCGCCTGCTGGGCGCCCTGAGCGTGCAGGGCGACGACACCCGCCTCCGGCGCGAACTCGCCACGCTGGACCTCGGCCGCCTGACGCCCATGCAGGCCCTGGAGACCCTGCACCGCTGGCAACGCGAACTGAACGGTCAGGCAGTCGCAATCGAGAGTTGA
- a CDS encoding 4a-hydroxytetrahydrobiopterin dehydratase codes for MAYDPRMNYDPARKLTDGDVQDLKPDGWYGDDGKLFRDFPFDTYQQGVDFAMRVAAQAEARGHHPDLHIYFRHVRVNFFTHDAGGVTQADIDGARAVDTLLPATAQGAQD; via the coding sequence ATGGCCTACGATCCCCGCATGAACTACGACCCCGCCCGCAAACTCACGGACGGGGACGTGCAGGACCTCAAACCCGACGGCTGGTACGGCGACGACGGCAAACTGTTCCGCGACTTCCCGTTCGACACCTACCAGCAGGGCGTGGACTTCGCCATGCGCGTCGCCGCGCAGGCCGAGGCGCGCGGCCACCACCCGGACCTGCACATCTACTTCCGGCACGTGCGCGTCAACTTCTTCACGCACGACGCGGGCGGCGTCACGCAGGCCGACATCGACGGCGCGCGGGCCGTGGACACCCTGCTGCCCGCCACGGCCCAGGGAGCGCAGGATTGA
- a CDS encoding thioesterase family protein, with amino-acid sequence MKLRIPDADVIWDTLPTPRRHERTLQVQPADLDDLNHVNNTVYLAWCEQVAREHALRLDMGTDALSALGAVPVARQHVITYHRPAVLGDTVRIRTALTLHAGVRSVRAYALDRVNPGDPEGGVRLAECQTEWVWVDPVSGRPKRAPDLVTDRFGFSDAVFSR; translated from the coding sequence TTGAAACTCCGCATTCCTGACGCGGACGTGATCTGGGACACCCTGCCCACGCCGCGCCGGCACGAACGGACCCTGCAGGTCCAGCCGGCGGACCTCGACGACCTGAACCACGTGAACAACACCGTGTACCTCGCGTGGTGCGAACAGGTCGCCCGCGAGCACGCCCTGCGCCTGGACATGGGCACCGACGCCCTGAGCGCCCTGGGCGCCGTGCCGGTCGCGCGTCAGCACGTCATCACCTACCACCGCCCGGCCGTGCTGGGCGACACGGTGCGGATCCGCACGGCCCTGACCCTGCACGCCGGGGTGCGCAGCGTCCGCGCCTACGCCCTGGACCGCGTGAACCCCGGCGACCCTGAAGGCGGCGTGCGCCTCGCCGAATGCCAGACCGAGTGGGTCTGGGTGGACCCCGTCTCGGGCCGACCCAAGCGCGCCCCGGACCTGGTCACGGACCGTTTCGGCTTCAGCGACGCCGTGTTCAGCCGCTGA
- a CDS encoding cyclase family protein, giving the protein MLRFPVDISRQLTPGHPNWPGDAPFRVTPGARIAQGDSVNTGELATSTHTGTHVDAPWHYDDAGVKMSGVPLAAYVGPCRVVRVQGRGEPLTVGADALTGLPGRLPPRLLLNTGQPPHWQEFPTVFAALSPAFVREAARRGVTLIGTDAPSVDPLTSKTLDGHHACREAGVLILEGLNLSGVPDGEYDLICLPLPLTEVDGAPARAVLLSAGTLGGLNG; this is encoded by the coding sequence ATGCTGCGTTTTCCCGTGGACATCTCCCGTCAGCTCACGCCCGGTCATCCCAACTGGCCCGGCGACGCCCCGTTCCGGGTCACGCCGGGCGCCCGCATCGCGCAGGGGGACAGCGTGAACACCGGCGAGCTGGCCACCAGCACGCACACCGGCACGCACGTGGACGCCCCCTGGCACTACGACGACGCGGGCGTGAAGATGAGCGGCGTGCCGCTGGCCGCGTACGTCGGGCCGTGCCGGGTGGTCCGCGTGCAGGGGCGCGGCGAGCCGCTGACGGTGGGCGCAGACGCCCTGACGGGCCTGCCGGGCAGGCTGCCGCCCCGGCTGCTGCTGAACACCGGTCAACCCCCGCACTGGCAGGAGTTCCCGACCGTGTTTGCCGCGCTCTCCCCGGCGTTCGTGCGGGAGGCCGCGCGGCGCGGCGTGACCCTGATCGGCACGGACGCGCCCAGCGTGGACCCGCTGACCAGCAAGACGCTCGACGGGCACCACGCCTGCCGCGAGGCGGGCGTCCTGATCCTGGAGGGCCTGAACCTGAGCGGCGTGCCGGACGGTGAGTACGACCTGATCTGCCTGCCGCTTCCGCTGACCGAGGTGGACGGCGCGCCCGCGCGGGCGGTGCTGCTGAGCGCCGGGACGCTGGGCGGCCTGAACGGCTGA